One genomic segment of Balneolaceae bacterium includes these proteins:
- a CDS encoding transposase, protein MRFRRRAGTEPIIGHLKTDRRMRQNYLHGEESSQINAYLAAAGWNLKKWMEQWIRDGKKLLCFMWLYLVGKSYHNPIFSSLGSTIYWSDSF, encoded by the coding sequence ATACGGTTTCGGCGAAGGGCAGGCACCGAGCCCATTATTGGACACCTGAAAACCGACCGCCGCATGAGACAGAACTACCTGCACGGGGAGGAATCGTCCCAAATCAACGCCTATTTGGCTGCAGCCGGATGGAATTTAAAGAAATGGATGGAACAGTGGATCAGAGATGGAAAAAAATTACTGTGTTTTATGTGGTTGTATCTTGTTGGTAAATCTTACCACAACCCAATTTTTAGTTCTTTAGGATCGACTATATATTGGAGTGATTCATTTTAA